Part of the Kwoniella pini CBS 10737 chromosome 6, complete sequence genome is shown below.
aatattgaagaatttaatCTATGTACTGAACCTGAACATAATGTTACTGTCGTTCCTTGACCTCCTatgaaattacaaatgACCAAAATTTATCAGCTAAAACAGTGAACTTTTTTTCAAAGAATCATCCGAAAAAATAAAAGCAGACAGACCTTTTTTGAAAGCTTGATTTATAGGTTCTTCATTACCTGATGATAAACAATTCCGTATAGATTGAGGTTTTTTATCGACTTGAGCGGAAGTGAGGATAGGTAAGAGGATGAGAATCAAAGTGGAGAGGAGCATCTTGATGAGCCCAAATTGAAAACTTCTTGAAAATTGTTCTAAAGCTCTGAGAGCtgttattgatttttatattcACAAATTCCACATTGACAAAGACTAATTATACAATGATTATTGTCATAACAGACTGGTTATATTTTatgttttcttttcattccTCAATAATAGACGCGTTCGATATTAGCaagaataataattcagGAACAGATTAAACTTAAGTAATAAGCGGAACCAATTCTACTAAAATTATCAAAGATTATTATCATTGATCGAATTCAAGGAATATCTATATCTTttgtttattatttgaCTTTTAATCGTATTTTCAACCAAGCATCAGATCAACCGAAAATAAACTATCTAAAATGGCAGGTAAGCTCACGACGTCGCTATTGTTAAAAAGACGTCAGCTAACGATTAAAGTAGTATCAAATGAAGCAGGACCTTCAAAAGGGTCAAATAATATACCAAATGTTGTTATTCCTGTTCAACCATCTAAAATAGctaaaaattcaagattacCAGCAACTATGGTTAATCCTTCTGgtgaaattacaaaatcacaaaagaaaaattcgaaaaataaacaaatttcaaaaaagcaaaaagcAAGAAgtgataaaggtaaagaaagagCAGTTGAATTAAGTGAAAAATTAGGTAATAGagtaaaagaaagagaagaaaagaaggtgagttattATATACGAGGTTTTATCATTTTACCTGCTTTAtccattcatcttcaagctGGTCGGAAAAAATAGACGATCTAGAATTTTTAACTAATTCtctttaattcttcttggtATAGGCAAAACGACAAAGAGCTAAGAAAGCTTGGGAATAAGTAACATATATTTACATCTTGCGAGTTGGACTTTCGAATCATCAATGGGGAAAATTGAGCGCCGAATTGCATGAATAACGAGAGTAGGATATAAACCTTGCTATGAAAGACAGAAGGTTCAGGCTTAAGCACAATTTAACGGATATCATGATCTACCTATTGTAGAAAATCACTTGTATCATATCATTCTGAACATGTATTTGTACTTTTTGAGAATCTGCTTGAACATGTCAATTTGACCTTTCGCCGTTGTGAACGAAGCTCTCATAATCTTTGGTTCTCAACCGCTGAGGCGAAATACGCAAATGATCGGAACCCGAAGAATCCCATAGGGCTCATGTGCAGCTTAATTACGATCACTTCAGCGTCCTAAAGACATATTAGCGGAATGGAGTGAATGAAGTGAATGGTAACATTGAATATTTCTTCAGTATTAACAAAAGAAGGTCTTTGCCAAACATATTGCTTCCAACGAAAGACACGGCCGATTTCCGCTACTCCCAAAAAAAACCTTTTCTTGCCGTGCTATATTATTCTCACTGCTGACCCGAACAGAACCAACTAGATCAAAAACACACGCAATGTATGAGTCAGAATCGTATCCATCACCAATCCCATAAATCTACAAAGCTATTTAGAATTCcatttaattgaatattctttttttaagCTCGACCGGCACCTGGTACGAATCGggtttttctttctcttggtGCGTTGGCAGTTACAGAGATGACGTTAACGTTAAGATCATCGAAACCTAATGATTTAAGGAGATCCTTGGTTTCATTGTCAACTTCAAGAGGAGCATCGGCGTTAGCAGCAAGAGCAGAAACGTCTGGTACGTAtctaaaaaagaaaaaaatattGATATCAGTTTCTGCAAAATCACTACAGGACAAGCTTTACTTACTGATCCTTTCGCTCtctctcttcctcttgcAATTTGAAGGAAATACCTCTAACAGGACCTTTTTGGattctcttcatcaagtgGGTGGTGACTATAAGTATAAGAATTTATTTGTCAGTATATTGAATATGTAAGGGTCTTCCGGTATAGCTAGATGATGGTGAGAGGAATATGCCAATGACCAATCGCTTATCATTCTATAGTtctgataatgataaatccaTTCGCAATATTCCCTCAATCCCAAGTGATAGTTTTGGAATTATACTCACAACCAGCAACCTTGTTTCGGAGTCTCTTTGAGGGAACTGAAGCTACTTCATCGAGAAGTCTTTTGTTGGTGCTGTGATAGAAAAGAGCGAATCAGTATATGATCTTGACTTCAACGTACAATCTCAAGCAGTGTCCTTTCTCTAACCCCTCATGTTGCTTTATTTATATGCAGAAGTCCTCCAAACTCCATTTACTCATTCGTAAATTCTGCAAGATATCCACCATCCTTTATTCCAAATCATCCACTTTCCCATCCAGCTCTAGTCGCCCTTTGACCTGCTTTTAACTCCTTGTAAAAGACTAATATATACTCACTGGAAATCGAGGGTGAGTCGAGGGTAGTATTTCTCGATGAGAACTCTAGAAGCTCGCTTGACAGTCTTAGTTCTAACTCGACCCTATTATCCATAATGAATCCCCAAAACATTgacattcaaatttgaacGATGTAAAGCCATTCCAATATtcatatttgataatttggtgaattttgaaaattgacGATAAAGACGAAGTTGATAGcgaagaaagaggaaaattGTTTTCATCTAGGTCAGCATAATCCTCTTTTCCTTCAAGTCTATCTAATATCAAGAAATGGTACATACCATTTTGAATGATTGctgaaaaaaagaaaagttagttaattgaatttggacTTAAACAATTTTAGAGGTGTTGTCGAATCTTCACACCACGGTCTAGACGATAGGATACGATAGGACAGCCAGCAGTCAACGAGCAGATCAGAGCAAACCAAGCAAGCAAGCAGTCAATCAGGGAGTAAAGCTCTGAGTATGCACAAGGGCAGCGAGGAATCAAAATACACTTCCTCACCGTATGGCAAAAGCGGAGTATTGAAAGAGTATGCGACGCACCATACGATGAATAGTTAATGTGGCATCACTGCTGTAGGTGGTTGACCATCGGTGATAATACTAAATCCGATATTGACGTGATAACGAGTAAAGTGAGTTCATGTTTTCGGTTTTCACCGAGATCAGCCAATGCCTCCACATGATCATTTGACTTACCCTGACACCTTGTGACGATTGCAATGATTGCTTGACATCTTCATTGACTATTGACTCTGTAATGGTAAACAAAGGTAATTAATCATCAGATTCGATTTCACCTCTAGCACGGCCTTACAAACAGAAGCGTTACAAGATCCTTTGTTTTATCTCGATAAAAAGAGCTTGCGTATATGTCTAACAGTATGAAAGTACCTCCATCTCCTCCTCAAGACGCTACAAAGTAAGTTGAACATgcttttatctttatccTCCATGTTTATGTCTTTGAGGCTGACCTACGCAAAAAGATTCTGTGAATTTGTAACAGCATCTCCTACACCATTTCAAGCTGTAGAAAACCTTACTTCCAAACTTGAAAAAAAtggatttaaaagaatatcagaaaagaatatagatctaaattcatttaaaagtggatcaaaattattttataCAAGAAATCAATCTTCACTAGTTGCATTTACTTTACCAAATAAAATATCTAGTGAaaataagaagaaaaataatacttcaatttcatttgcaGTTGGACATTTAGATTCACCTTGTTTAAAAATTCgaccaatttcaaaaaaatcaaaattaggTTATTTACAAGTTGGATGTGAATTATATGGTGGAGGAATTTGGTCAACTTGGTTTGATagagatttatcaattgcaGGAAGAGTTATAATTTCTAATAATACTAATAACAATCAAGGAGAAAGtaaatatatatcaaaattagtTAAAATTGATAGACCTTTATTACGTATACCTACTTTAGCAATTCATTTAGATAGAACAATTAATGAAgcttttaaatttaataaagaaACTGAATTTTTACCTATTTTAGGTTTAGTTTctgatcaattgaataattcaaattcaactggaaatggaaatggaaatggaatttcaagatcagGTACTCCGCAAGCTTTTAGAAGTGGAACGAATACACCTAgtaaaagtgaaaatgaaaacGATATAAGTAAGATGGAAAGTAAACATCACCCATTGTTATTGGCTGTATTAGCGGATGAATTGGGTTGTGAAGTATCGGATATCCAAGATTTCGAATTGTTAGTGTTTATCAGCCGATGTTACCGAATGATGAATAGCTAAATCTTGTGCTCAGATCTCTTTACGATACTCAGCCATCAACCGTAGGCGGTTTGTCgaatgaatttgttttcaGTCCAAGATGCGACAATCTGATGACCTCGTAAGTTCCGACCACAATCTGATTCAGCTACTCTTGATTGCCATCTCTTTCCTCGGTAGCCTACGAGCTCGACACTAAGCTTCCTATGCGTCGATCAATCTTCTCATGATGCTAACAAACGCTGAATGTCCAGATTCTGCACCATCGAGGGTCTTATCGAGGCAGCTGACAATGGCGGAAATGAAGATACCATCCGATGTGTGATTCTGTTCGATAACGAAGAGGTAAATCGTAATCATAGAAATTGCTACAAACGCCGTTCTGATTGACGAGGCTGATCATCGTTTGATTTTCCATAGGTCGGCAGCGTATCTCATCATGGAGCAGAGTCGAATCTCCTCCCTTCATTCGTTGAGAGGATAACTCAATTACCAGAATATCAGAATATAGGCTATCATAACTTACTGGCAAATAGTTTCTTAGTTTCTGCCGATATGGGTCATGCAGTCAGtcaaaatatcagctaTCGATCTGTGATAACGAAACCCtatcaagctgattaaCGAATTAAATAGGTGAATCCAAATTACGAGAACAAATATGAACCTAATCATTCACCTTATATTAATGGAGGTATAGTAATTAAAACTAATGCGAATCAACGATATACTTCGAATGCACAAACTACTTTCTTACTGAGAAGAGTAGCTAAAAAAGCTGGAGTACCTGttcaagaatttgaaataaGGAATGATTCCGTGAGtgataattcaacttcgatGGCTCATTCGGCTTCTATCATTATGCCACTATGATAGCAATTAACTTGGATCTAATTTTACTGTTGGCAGACTTGCGGTTCTACAGTTGGTCCTCATCTGTCAACGCATGTTAGAACAGTTGATATTGGTTTAGCACAATTATCAATGCATTCAATTAGAGAAACAGCTGGATCTCATGATGTACGGTATTATATAGATTTCTTCAAGACTTATTTTGATAGTTTAAGAGAAATCGATTTGGATTTGACGGTGGATTGACCATAATTCAAGAATGGACGTTTCAGGTGATTAGATGAGAGAATAGAAATTCAACCAAATTAAATTGACGAGTTGTAGACAAATAAATTTAGATGATTATTATCGATGCACAATCAAATGGCAAAGTGTTCTGATTTAGCTAGATGCAAGCAAAGTTTGACTGATTTTTCTAACACCGAAATTGACATGTGTGCAAAAAAATGTTAAACAAGATGTAAATACATACAGGTATGAACCCCAATAAGTGAAAATATAAAACgaaaatttgatttgatataattatcaaaatatccCCTATGCAGcagctttcttctctttcttctcctttttaGCTGCTTTTCTAGCTGCTCTTTCTTCGGCAGTCTCCTCTCTTTCAGCGCCATCTTCAGTCttgacctttttctttttctacGTAAATATTGTAAAACATGTCAATTCGATAATCAGAAAATGAATAGTATTCGTATACAAATTTGCTCaacaactcaccttttctttatctccatcaccttttgaaggtgtagcagcaatttcactttcaccatctctttttctctttttatCTTCTGTTTCAACTATCGGTGTAATAGTAGCTTGAGTTTGAGGTTGAGTAGGTAAAGTAGATGGaacattttcttcattagTAGCATTATAATCaatataatcttttttccaattttgTGGAGttacaccttcaattgatttaccatatttatctaattcaccttttttaatcatttttttcttttcttgagCTTTTGGACCTAAACCCCATCTTCTTGGATATAAATCTCTGTTCATTATACATCTTTTAACTTTTGCAACTACACCATGATCACATGAAGCTAAATCAACTGTTGACATCattgaaattccaattgCTATTGCTTCTCCTTTTGTTGTCATTAAAactacttcttcattaaCTTCTATATCTGATTCATATCTCAATAAACCAGGAATCATAAGTTTCGCTCCATAACAAACTGCGTTTACTGCTGAATCTTTAACTACgattcttttgaaattggttAACAATGATTCCAATGGTCTAATAACTCTTCTAAGGTATGATTCTGCATTGAACAGAATATAATGTCATCAGCATATCTCTTCAACAAAACGATATCATTGTGTCATTCAAAAAGTCCTACTTACCATCTCGTGTGTTATCGAATAACCATTGAGCGTCCAAAACATCATGCATTGAAacgatatcatcattttcacctGTAATACCTGATCTAACTCTTCTTAATTCTTGCATATGAGCTCCAACTCCAAGTAATAAACCTAAATGTACACATAAAGTTCTAATATAAGTACCAGCTTCACAAGATACCCAAAACACACCcatatttcttttttcatcatattcaattaatttactTTCATAAATTGTTCTAACTCTTAATTGTCTTTTAACAGCTGAAATTAATGGAGGTCTTTGAAATAAAGCACCAGTTAAAGTTTCAAGAGCTCTTGAAACAGCTTTTTCACCATTAACTACTTTATCATGAAATCTAACTACACAAACATATTCTTTTCCAGCACCTTGTTGTGATTTTACTAAACGTGTTGCTCTATCTATACAAACAATTAAACATCCTGTAACTTTTGGATCTAAAGTTCCTGAATGTCCTGTTTTTTCAACTCTTAATATTCTTTTCAACCATGCTACGACTTCATGAGAAGATGGGTTTGAAGGTTTATCAAGATTAATTACACCTGATTTAACGTATGTTTGTAAATCTCTTTTAAGTGGGGAAACACCAGTAGGGATAGGAGTGAAATGAGATGATCGAACAAGTAGTTTATCgtaatttttcaataacaAAGGCCATTGCGAAGTGTCTAGAAATTATAACCCACTTGTCAGCTTACTTCTTAGCTTTCCTCCAAGTATAATCACTCCACTTACCGAGTTTAGGAGTAACAGCTTCACTTTTAATAGCGTAATCTTCCGATTGTTGCAAAGTCGTAACTTGACCATCAGTTAAAGAGGCCATtttgaaaaggaaaatgTATTTTTTATGGTAAGGGATTAATcgataaaaaaaaaaggtatatatatactatCTACAACAC
Proteins encoded:
- a CDS encoding centromere/microtubule-binding protein cbf5 is translated as MASLTDGQVTTLQQSEDYAIKSEAVTPKLDTSQWPLLLKNYDKLLVRSSHFTPIPTGVSPLKRDLQTYVKSGVINLDKPSNPSSHEVVAWLKRILRVEKTGHSGTLDPKVTGCLIVCIDRATRLVKSQQGAGKEYVCVVRFHDKVVNGEKAVSRALETLTGALFQRPPLISAVKRQLRVRTIYESKLIEYDEKRNMGVFWVSCEAGTYIRTLCVHLGLLLGVGAHMQELRRVRSGITGENDDIVSMHDVLDAQWLFDNTRDESYLRRVIRPLESLLTNFKRIVVKDSAVNAVCYGAKLMIPGLLRYESDIEVNEEVVLMTTKGEAIAIGISMMSTVDLASCDHGVVAKVKRCIMNRDLYPRRWGLGPKAQEKKKMIKKGELDKYGKSIEGVTPQNWKKDYIDYNATNEENVPSTLPTQPQTQATITPIVETEDKKRKRDGESEIAATPSKGDGDKEKKKKKVKTEDGAEREETAEERAARKAAKKEKKEKKAAA
- a CDS encoding 40S ribosomal protein S17-A; amino-acid sequence: MGRVRTKTVKRASRVLIEKYYPRLTLDFHTNKRLLDEVASVPSKRLRNKVAGFTTHLMKRIQKGPVRGISFKLQEEERERKDQYVPDVSALAANADAPLEVDNETKDLLKSLGFDDLNVNVISVTANAPRERKTRFVPGAGRA